In a genomic window of Pokkaliibacter sp. MBI-7:
- a CDS encoding class I SAM-dependent methyltransferase yields the protein MPHPLTCIICQYLDSPVETLASHKPLIDEMCAILCHITGIDLNPTVMSERNTATAKGNAVSPVVAGRCAWEILRSQVFIRGVYAAIRERLDSPDRAADSTPLNILYAGTGPFGLLIVPLLPLLSAKEVQITLLDIHDRSLMLLNKLIDELDVRDRIAAIHCTDILKWPAPVAHYDLVVSETMTAMLKAEPQVAIFAHLVSALKPSGSLIPEQIQVNASLLAAGTSDEQSAIPLGRLFSLDRQTALAIASGDERCFSAQLVIPEHPAHYTDLQFTTEIVVYGDHRLTRGQCSLTMPFTRHKVRLEIGSTLESRYVLNDRPDFEIRYEVTNAVNYDTPADSSDSSMFGIPHAKRLWQKVQLLKLNRLDPNLVQSEQDLDLQCYRALGLQYPDDLAELFSKDSLSEFESWVMTRNQSLTNHSAVS from the coding sequence GTGCCTCATCCCTTAACCTGCATCATTTGCCAGTATCTCGACAGCCCCGTTGAAACTCTGGCCAGTCACAAGCCGCTAATCGATGAGATGTGCGCCATTCTGTGTCATATCACCGGCATAGATCTCAATCCCACGGTGATGTCAGAGCGTAATACAGCAACGGCAAAGGGGAATGCGGTGTCACCCGTCGTTGCCGGCCGTTGTGCCTGGGAAATACTGCGCAGCCAGGTATTTATACGGGGAGTATATGCCGCCATTCGCGAACGGCTGGATAGCCCAGATCGGGCTGCTGACAGCACGCCGCTAAATATTCTCTATGCTGGCACCGGACCGTTTGGGCTGCTGATCGTGCCGCTGCTACCCCTGCTATCGGCAAAAGAGGTACAGATCACCCTTCTGGATATCCATGATCGTTCGTTGATGCTGCTGAACAAGCTGATAGATGAGCTGGATGTCAGAGATCGTATTGCTGCCATCCACTGTACCGATATTCTCAAATGGCCTGCGCCAGTAGCTCACTATGATCTGGTTGTATCGGAAACCATGACGGCCATGCTCAAGGCAGAACCACAGGTGGCGATCTTTGCTCATCTGGTATCGGCCCTGAAGCCCAGCGGCAGCCTGATACCTGAGCAAATTCAGGTCAATGCCAGTCTGCTGGCCGCCGGCACGTCAGATGAGCAATCAGCGATTCCATTAGGCCGCCTGTTCAGCCTTGACAGGCAGACTGCCCTGGCGATCGCTAGCGGTGATGAGCGTTGCTTCTCTGCGCAGCTGGTAATACCTGAACATCCTGCGCATTACACTGATCTGCAATTTACTACTGAGATCGTCGTCTATGGTGACCATCGCCTTACCAGGGGACAATGCTCACTGACCATGCCTTTTACCCGCCATAAAGTCCGACTGGAAATTGGCAGCACGCTGGAGTCTCGCTACGTATTGAATGACAGACCTGACTTCGAAATTCGCTATGAGGTCACCAATGCCGTGAACTATGACACCCCTGCAGACAGCTCAGATTCCAGCATGTTCGGCATCCCCCATGCAAAACGGCTGTGGCAAAAGGTTCAGCTACTGAAGCTGAACAGGCTTGACCCCAACCTAGTGCAGAGCGAACAGGATCTTGATCTGCAATGCTATCGGGCACTGGGTCTGCAGTATCCGGATGATCTGGCTGAGCTTTTTTCCAAAGATAGCCTCAGCGAATTTGAAAGCTGGGTAATGACAAGAAATCAGAGCCTCACTAATCACAGTGCTGTCTCCTGA